The window CCATAATGTTGCCTTGAAACCCCGGCCAGGCTCTAAACCTCCAAATTTGTCAGAAGCACACCCTGTGTTCTGTAAAAGTCCGCAACAAGACCTTGTGTACCACAATCACTTGCTTTTTCAATGCTCTCGAGAGAACAGAAACAGAGGGGTTGTCGATCTCTTTGTGGGAATTCATCGTTcgggtttttttattgatgggtCAACTCTTTCTTGTGTTTTAAAAGCTTGTTCGTTCTTGTTTGATCGAAACTTTGGTATTCAAGTGCataattatagtttaaagtCTGGTTTTTTGGAGGATGTTAGTGTTGGTACTGCACTTTTGGATATGTATTTGAAGAATGAGAATGTTGAAGAAGGGAGGAGAGCTTTTGATGAAATGGGGGCGAGGAATGTAGTTTCGTGGACCTCATTGCTCACAGGATATGCACAAAATGGATTGAATGTGGAGACATTGAAATTGTTTCTTAGAATGCTAGTGGAGGGCATTAAGCCAAACCCATTTACGTTTTCGGCTGTTATTGGCGCCTTGACAGATGAAGGGATGGTTGAGGCGGGAATTCAGGTTCATACAATGGTGATAAAGAATGGATTCGGGGTTGCTACGTTTGCTAGCAATTCTTTGATTAATATGTACTTTAAGTCAGGGATGATTAGAGATGCTAGAGCTGTTTTTGATAGCATGACAGATAGGAATGCTGTTAGTTGGAACAGCATGGTTGCTGGTCTAGTAACAAATGGGCTCCATTTAGAAACTTTGTATGTGTTTTACCATATGAGACATGCTGGTGTAAAGCTCACCAAGATGGTTTTTGCCCCTGTTATTAAGCTGTGTGGTAATATTAAGGAATTGGGTTTTTCCAGGCAGCTTCATTGTCAGGTTTTAAAGAGTGGGTTTGAATATGATAAGAATATTAGGACTACACTGATGCTTGCTTACAGCAAGTGTGGGGAAATGGATAATGCTTTCAAGATATTTTCTGTGATGAGTGATGAAGTTCGAAATGTGGTGTCATGGACAGCCATGATTAGTGGGTATTTGCAGAATGGCATGGCAGAACAAGCTGTTAACCTGTTTTGCCAAATGAGTAGGGAAGGTATTAAACCAAATGATTTTACCTACTCTACTATACTTACGGCTCAACCTGGTGCTTCTCCTTTTGAGATGCACGCACAAGCCATCAAAAGAAATTACGTCAAGTCACCTTCTGTTGGAACTGCACTTTTAGATGCTTATGTCAAACGAGGGAATGTTGATGAAGCTTCAAAGGTTTTCCAAAGAATAGAGGAGAAGGACATCGTGGCATGGTCGGCAATGATTTGTGGATATGCTCAAATAGGAGACACTGAGGGTGCTGTTAGGATATTTGTACAAATGGCAAAGAAGGGGATTAAACCGAATGAGTATACCTTCTCTGGTATCATTAACGCATGTGCAGCTCCTACTGCAGGAGTAGAACAAGGGAAACAGCTCCATGCCTGGTCAATTAAATCAAGATTCAATAATGCTCTGTGTGTTAGTAGTGCTCTTCTTACCATGTATTCAAAGAGAGGGGACATTGAAAGTGCATTTGAAGTTTTCAAGAGGCAAAGGGAGAGGGATTTAGTGTCATGGAATTCTATTATCTCTGGATATGCACAACATGGCTATGGAAGGAAAGCTCTTGAAGTATTTGAGGAGATGCAGAGGCAAAACTTGGAGATGGATGGTGTAACATTCATCGGAGTCATTTCTGCCTGCACGCATGCTGGACTCGCAAATGAGGGTCAAAGATATTTCGATATAATGGTTAAAGATCACCATATTGAGCCTAGAATGGAGCACTATTCTTGCATGGTCGATCTATATGGCCGGGCTGGAATGCTTGTAAAAGCCATGGAAATCATAAATGAGATGCCATTTCCAGCAAGTGCAAATGTGTGGCGAACTCTCTTGGCTGCTTCCTGTATTCACCGTAATCTAGAGGTGGGAAAACTTGCAGCAGACAAGCTCATTTCTCTGCAGCCACAAAATCCAGCTTCATATGTCCTGCTAACAAATATGTATGCTTCCGTAGGAAACTGGAAAGAAAGAGCCAAAGTAAGGAAATTGATGGAGGAGAAGACAGTGAAAAAAGTAGCAGGGTACAGCTGGATTGAGGTGAAGAACAAGACCTACACATTTTTGGCGGGTGATGTTTCTCATCCGCTTTCTAATCAAATTTATGCAAAACTTGAAGAGCTGAGTTGCCAGTTGAAGGGTGCTGGTTATCAGCCTGATACTAGCTATGTGTTTCAGGATGTTGATGAGGAACACAAGGAGGCTATTCTCTCTCAACATAGTGAGAGGCTAGCCATTGCTTTTGGATTAATTGGCACTCCTCCTGGAACTCCTCTCCAAATTGTGAAGAACCTGAGAGTCTGTGGAGATTGCCACGCTGTTATTAAGTTAATATCAATTCTAGAAGGCCGGGACATTGTTGTCAGGGATTCAAATCGATTCCATCACTTTAAGGGGGGTTTATGCTCTTGTGGTGATTATTGGTGACATCATATTGGGTGTTGGTAACCTCCATTGACAGCCTGAGGTCAACAGTACCATAATCTAGGCCAAGGAGCCACATTAACTTTATACACTGCGTAAACTTTCAGAAAAACAGAAACATAGGGTTGCATAGTGATGTTTACTCTCTACGTGACAGCTTTGTGGTAAAAAGGCTTTGAAGAAGAATTTGACAGCTGAATTCATTTGAGCATGTTCTTTCAAGAGTAAGAGTGTGGTGTGATTGCTGTTCACGTCCAAGTAAATTGATGGTTTgatcaattttgaaaagaacATCCACCGATGGTGATTATATTGGCAGAGAAGTAGAGAATGCTGATTTACGATACACTTTGCGTAAAAGAGATCCTCACACTAACTGGGCAAGTGGCTCCATGAAGTCGGGTGCGTTTTACTGTTCTAGCAACCAAAGCCCCATAGCATGTGGCAATCAACTTTGGCTGGCCAGTCATCATTCAGTAATCACTTTATGCTTTACTGTCATTCATACAATTCATTCAAGTACATACGAGCTTATCTATATCTACATGTCTGCACATAATAGTTTATTACGGTTAAATTTGCCTTTGGGCTCGTTCATGGTTGTttcttgttaataaaaaattttaccaTGGTTAtagaaattttgaatggccatcATTTGTAATGTATTTGCAATGTTGAACGGTTATTTTCAGGGATGATGATGACACCGTGGGCCGaatttcttgatatttatttagtgaggaatttaaatatttataatttatttattatttgttattatttattaattaataaaaagtaaaatagtaTGTGGTTGatgtatatgtatattaaatgataaaataataaatattatttatatatacttgTTTTATGTCAATATTAAGATATGTATACATCatgttatatttaaaaaaaatctaaatactctacaaatatatttatataatataaatatatatttcagttAGGTTCAGGCAtgttttagattgaatttaataatatttatattctatttattatttattaggttCAAAAAACACCTATCCATTCGGGTCGGGTTGCTATCTCGGATTAAATTGTTATACCTGTTcattttagagagaaaaaaaagagagatacgATGCATCCTATAGattcattcatttctttcaattacaatttttcGTCACATTCTGGTATTTATGCCTTCACTGGACATCGTAGTTCCCTTCTTGCAGGTAAAAAAACTGAAGGCCGCCTGAGTTGAGCTGCAAAACTGAAAGGATCATGAAACAACTGTGTTGTGTCCAATGAGCTAACCAAAGGAGTTTGATGGATGTTGAGATTAGCCGACAATTTACAGAAAGGCTAGAATTTTGCCAGTCTTATTATTCTGATTGAAACGTTTAATCTTCTTGTTGGAAGTTTCCTTGAATTAGAAGAATACTACTACATTCAATCATGCTCTCTTGCGGGGCagcccttcttcttcttctttttctttctaaaattaaaaaaatgtggagtattttaattattacattTAAACAAGtagattgattttaaaatctGCTTATTctactataattttaaattaaattatgtgagatgtaatttaaaataaatatttaatttaataaattaaaaaataatttagttaattaataaaaatataacataacttaaaaaaaactttaagacaataattttttttattgagacaaTATCAAATTAGATTGATCTCAATCACCTTATAACCTGAATCAtgaattttaatagttttaataactttgttatttttataatttatttttatttaattttatgataacattagatactttcaaaatcttatatcaaccctaaaaaatatgtatttgagatcataataaccctataaaatatagaaaaaataaattataaatttcatttcttaaccaatccaatattgaataaaaataaaataataaaaaaaatatatcaaatttaatggaTAAAATCACTAAACTTGTAAATGGAATAATCCGTTAAACTCGcaaatttttttgcaattatttttgtttaattaattttttaaaaaaataaattataccacaatgctaaaatatttttttaatactaatttaatattaagataattttttatactacaataattatataaagataaattaaaataaattatctattctaataaatacattttataagaattagatttaaaaaaaaaaaaccataacgcTCTAATCGGTGCAGAAAAACAGTGTTTTCCCACGTCTttagctttatatataatttttggcAAACCAATAAAGGTTGTTGACTGATAAATCAATCACCCTCTGAAAGGAAATTATCACGATGATTGATATATTAACAATCCAGAGCACTTTCAGACCATGGATTCTAACTTTATGTGTAGTCGGATATCCTTGCTCCATGTGAAAGCCCCCCAGCTAGAAAACTTACTTCATTCTATGGCGAAAAGGGGAGTCTTCTACCCTAAGACATCTCCATCTTTCATGGATTTGAGTTCAGTGGGTGCTTCTGCAGCTCTTTAACCTGGCCTTGCCATGGTAACTGACTGCTCCGACGAGCATACATGTTTGCTGCCACTGCAGAATCATGCAGACAGAGACGTTATTGATGTCCCAGAAATTATAATCAGCTGACTTCCATTAATTTGTTGCCATAGACGGCGAAGAGTTAAGCACAGAACGCCACAACAAATAGCTTTTTTCTTTCATCGGTGCCCCCCCACTTGGCTGATTCTTTGAGCCCCTGTCAATCTTTAGCCATGGcgataaaaaaaccttatccAAACTCGTCACCTCCTTTTCATTTCTGTTCTGTTCCCCCCTCATCCATCACCTTTCACTCCTACACGCCACCTGTACCCACTCATTAATCACCAGCTATCTCTCATCACAATAAAATGTCACCATCAGAACTGATATCCAAATCCCCATCACATCACGCTGCCACCTCATCCTTATCCATATTCTACCAGGTCCCTTCCACTCACCGTCGGATATCTTCATTCCGGCCCTTATGATATTGTAACGGCCAGGATTACTCTATTTCTAGCTCCTGAAGTTACCAGACAAACCTTCCTGTTTGCACGTGataaatctttctttttaaagaaaaaaaccaactccTCGCAGCTACAAAGACAGCGTGCATTTGCCGCGTTATCAATCTTCTATTATCCGGTTTGTTTTGTGTTatgaaagaatttaaaaatatatatataatttctatttttttattttatattaatcttttttagatattttcaaatttattggtatcaaaattaaatctaataaacaaattatttcaatatatttttaactaaaaaaatattttgagaaagAACTATTACACAACTATCAAACAAATTATAAGTTTGcccataaattaatattaaatttaaaataatacaattgtGAGGgtgttatttaaaataattttgatctagaaatatcaaattagtaattatttaaatatttttgttaatattattaacattctaagtattaaaatcatctaataatttttttaagaagtattcacctttgaaaatgtatttttaaaagccGATACATAAATCTCATCTAATTAcgatattaagaaaatatttcacATGAATTAGTGTATTTTTGCTATatccaagatttaaaataaaaattaagttaaaaaaccgcataaaaatgttcaaaattggcatattattattattagaaataattattattctCTTTCTAAAAAATCGTCTTCAACCAAAATCATCACGTACGAACAAACAAACGGCCGTTGACGGCGTCGTCGAAGCCTACGCGCCTGCATTTCACAACGTTGACTGACGGTGGCGGTGTGAAGGAGTTCGTATGTAGGGGATTGACAGTCCGGAGGTACGGACCGAACCACTTGTTTTGCATGTAACGGTTTTTTCTCCAAGGAGGCAAGGAGAGTTCTCTGCTCTTCAAAGATCTCTTAGCGGCGTCACTTATGCTCCTCACGATCGTCTTCAAATCCTCACTTTTGCCTACGAAAACACGAGGAAGATGGTGCAGAAGCTTCAAGTACTGGCTCGTAGGCCTCGCGATCTCGAATTGAGAAGCGAAATCGAGATCCACTACGTAACGGTTCTGCAATGCGGAGGATTTCGATTGCACCACCACGTCGATAAACTCGTAGCTGCCGGCGGTCAAGCCGCCACCAGAGGACTCCCATTTAGTCTTGCAGATCGCTGCATTGTGACCTAATTCTCTCAAAAACAACATCACTTTGCACCGCAAAACAGGtctttgatgatttctcaaacaCGAAAACTCCTCCATCGCTTTCGAAACATGAGCGAACAATAAATTATCGTTACTGATTGATCTGATCATGTCTACGACGAAGTCAGTACAGTCGGCGACTAAGTCGACACGCTCTGAATCTGATCCGTGACCATTAGTCGACGCGTGAGCAAAACCGGAGTCTTCCTCTTCAAGAAAGCCGTGAACTAGGTCAGACAGGCAAGGTGAGTCGTCATGATCAGCTGAGTGCTCACTCCCGCTACTAAAGCAACTGAGTTGACAACCAATGAGTCGAGCTTTAGCTTTATCGTCGAGGGGGTCAGTAACTCGTTTCGCCCTTGCAAAACCTgacatgtttttcaatattatttatttttgttttaaaagggTTTTACCCTTTAGGTTTTTCAAGAAGTATTTGTAGTATTATTtacataagaagaagaagaagaagaattaatgTAGGGTTTGAGAAGCTAAGcataaatttaagatttaagaCAGCTGGgaacatggaggaggaggaggaggaaggaaCATGTGATAAggtttaaaaagagaaaaggaagagataATTTATTAAGAAGATAAGATAAATTAGTTTTGAAGAAGGAATTTTCCTGGGGATATTCGGTGGAAGTGTAAGTAAAATATTGGGGTTGGTACCTTTTTTCATCTTCAAAAATGGTTTTGAGTTATGGGAGAGGATATGATATACGACTAGGGAGGAGAGTTTGGCAAAGCATATCCAACGGCACCTAGGGTAGTTTATTCGATCGAGTTGCACTCAGTAGGTGAAATGGATTGGAGGGATATGATATTTCCCGTGGTTGGTGGGGTCGCGGAGGTTGCCATGAGTTTGGCACGTGAGTTAATGGAGAGGGTCTAGGATAAGCCTGCCTCTTCAGGGTAGGGAACGGTGAGGTGTGGGGGCACGTGATTAACAATGTGATTATATGCACATGTAGGATTTGGTAATAATTAATTAGGGTTTAAGAAAGAAATAATGGTTTGAATGATTAATTATGGCTGTAACAAGACATTGAGAAAGATgtccaattttttttgtcaatgaaTAGGCATTTTTTTCTGATGACTTTTCAgtgttgaaagttgaaacatcTGATCTGTTTGTCATTATTGCTGCAGGAATCCAATGTTTTCTGTAAGATTTGAAGATTGCTGCAACTGCTGAAAGTTGCGGGCAGGACATCGAGGTTCCAGAGATTATGTTGTGATTATTGGATCGCCCTCCAGTGCCTCAGTTGATACCGGGGACCAAGCTGCCAAAATATTCAGACAAGGTGCTGTAATATCTCGCTGCAGATTGCTATTAGAATTCGAATTCGAATTGGTAGACCAAATCACACGTTAaacatttcatttctttcttttctacctTGTTCTGTCATCAACTTCAAGAATTACACATGATTTATAGATTAACTTGATAGTGTCCGAGTAATAGCATTTGATCCTTGGCTTCTTGTGCAGATTTTGGGTTCAAAACATTTGCCTGTTGGAGCAATTCTTGCTATTGGTTTCCTGTAGTCAGAGAAGTGTTTAGTAGTTTTCATTTCAGTAATGTCACCTTGaggctttctttttgtttatttttctttccttcagtCATGAATTCTTTAGGCAACAACCTAAAAGACTGATCACTTTTGTGTCTGCGTATATGCCTGAAGCTGTTGTGCTGCCTGCTTCTTCACCGATTATTGAGCCTGAATTACAAATTGAAAGCTATCATCCTTGACAGTTGGCTCGATCACTACCATTCCTACACTTCCACCTAGTTGTACTCCTACAGCCTTTTGTCTTCGAATATCAGTAAGAATCTCAGTTGTGCGCATGACCACAATCTTCGCTTTAATCTTGGCAGCGTCTGGAGTATTATCCTTGCAAAAGCAGGGAGTCTTACCCTACGTGCTATACCCTTGAAAGGGAGAATCTTACCCTCAGACATCTTCTCTCCACCTATTACGGATTTCAGTAAAGTAGGTGTTTCTACAACTTTAAGCAGTCGGACAATATAAAAATGCAGCATAAATTGTTGGCCTTACTATGCTGACTAACTCTTCGATGAACAAATATCATTTCCGCCACTTCCAAGTCCCGCCGGTGAGAAATTGGCATGGCCGGGATAATTATAATATAGTTGATTGATAGCGGAGTTGTTGCTTTGATTGCTACATGATTTTGCAGACCAGCTCCGGTAACATCTAGTTACAGTATTGACTGTGTTTTGGGAACTCATTAGGTCTCAAGTTATCCAGCAAGGATTAGGAGTAagttttctcatttaatttcaCTGCACATGAACCAGCTTGATGCAACTCTGGTTGAAATATGTAAAACTGATACGTCCTAGAAGATTCATTTTAAGCTGCTTAGATTAGAAGAAGTGCAGCTTTAGGCATTACCGGATTGACAAATTGAAGTCAGTTTGTTAAAACGAATAGTACTTTGATGTTGGACAATTTGTTTCATAGAAATGATATATAGCCTGAAATTTCTGAAAAATTCATGCAAAGAGAAGAATTTCATGATCATTTAACACATGAATTTTCTTTAAACTGATTATAAGTTCCGATAAAACCCATCGTCTGTGATAGGATTTCTCAAATACACTGCCCTGGTGAACTCAAAAGATATGATAGTATCAGCATAGAACTCTTGTCTCTACAATGAAAGCACTTGAAGAGCAATCGGACTCCTAACCTTGTGAGCACCATTGCTCCAGCTCCAAACACAAAATTTCCATCACTAGTCTTCAGAGGCTTAAAATCTATCCTGAAAGACATATTTTCGCCTGTCTTTGTGAACTTGAGCTGGGCAGGTGTAACTGTAACTTGAACACCAGCTGGATCATCAGCCTTCACAACATAAGCAGTCGGTCCTGTACAATAACAAGTAACTGTTCTATAAACTGGTATGCTTCCTTTCATGTTGGACACACCAATCGAGGGGTAGTTAAAGTCAGATGATTGTTTAGTTGGATTTTGGCAATAAGTGGTCTGTCCTGTGAGGATTTTCAATTGTGCAGGGCTTGCACCAATACTGCAGAGAAAATCAATGACGTCACTGGAAACAAAACGGTAAATTA of the Populus nigra chromosome 7, ddPopNigr1.1, whole genome shotgun sequence genome contains:
- the LOC133698972 gene encoding uncharacterized protein LOC133698972, whose amino-acid sequence is MSGFARAKRVTDPLDDKAKARLIGCQLSCFSSGSEHSADHDDSPCLSDLVHGFLEEEDSGFAHASTNGHGSDSERVDLVADCTDFVVDMIRSISNDNLLFAHVSKAMEEFSCLRNHQRPVLRCKVMLFLRELGHNAAICKTKWESSGGGLTAGSYEFIDVVVQSKSSALQNRYVVDLDFASQFEIARPTSQYLKLLHHLPRVFVGKSEDLKTIVRSISDAAKRSLKSRELSLPPWRKNRYMQNKWFGPYLRTVNPLHTNSFTPPPSVNVVKCRRVGFDDAVNGRLFVRT
- the LOC133699011 gene encoding pentatricopeptide repeat-containing protein At2g27610 yields the protein MTLKTLTKPQIKQTSKTLRSRFNLQLHTHQPLLQTHNVALKPRPGSKPPNLSEAHPVFCKSPQQDLVYHNHLLFQCSRENRNRGVVDLFVGIHRSGFFIDGSTLSCVLKACSFLFDRNFGIQVHNYSLKSGFLEDVSVGTALLDMYLKNENVEEGRRAFDEMGARNVVSWTSLLTGYAQNGLNVETLKLFLRMLVEGIKPNPFTFSAVIGALTDEGMVEAGIQVHTMVIKNGFGVATFASNSLINMYFKSGMIRDARAVFDSMTDRNAVSWNSMVAGLVTNGLHLETLYVFYHMRHAGVKLTKMVFAPVIKLCGNIKELGFSRQLHCQVLKSGFEYDKNIRTTLMLAYSKCGEMDNAFKIFSVMSDEVRNVVSWTAMISGYLQNGMAEQAVNLFCQMSREGIKPNDFTYSTILTAQPGASPFEMHAQAIKRNYVKSPSVGTALLDAYVKRGNVDEASKVFQRIEEKDIVAWSAMICGYAQIGDTEGAVRIFVQMAKKGIKPNEYTFSGIINACAAPTAGVEQGKQLHAWSIKSRFNNALCVSSALLTMYSKRGDIESAFEVFKRQRERDLVSWNSIISGYAQHGYGRKALEVFEEMQRQNLEMDGVTFIGVISACTHAGLANEGQRYFDIMVKDHHIEPRMEHYSCMVDLYGRAGMLVKAMEIINEMPFPASANVWRTLLAASCIHRNLEVGKLAADKLISLQPQNPASYVLLTNMYASVGNWKERAKVRKLMEEKTVKKVAGYSWIEVKNKTYTFLAGDVSHPLSNQIYAKLEELSCQLKGAGYQPDTSYVFQDVDEEHKEAILSQHSERLAIAFGLIGTPPGTPLQIVKNLRVCGDCHAVIKLISILEGRDIVVRDSNRFHHFKGGLCSCGDYW